From a single Natronorubrum tibetense GA33 genomic region:
- a CDS encoding VOC family protein, whose translation MNLTGIDHFVLTVEDVDATCEFYEQLGVEVVTFDDDRKALRFGEQKINLHPIDNDVDIVAREPTPGGGDFCLVTETPIEDVERQLRELDIEIVMGPVERTGAVGPITSVYFRDPDGNLVEIGRYDD comes from the coding sequence ATGAACCTCACCGGCATCGATCACTTCGTCCTCACCGTCGAGGACGTTGATGCGACCTGCGAATTCTACGAGCAACTGGGGGTGGAGGTCGTGACCTTCGACGACGATCGAAAGGCGCTGCGCTTCGGCGAGCAGAAGATCAACCTTCACCCGATCGACAACGACGTTGACATCGTTGCGAGAGAACCAACGCCCGGCGGGGGCGATTTCTGTCTGGTGACCGAGACGCCCATCGAGGACGTCGAACGCCAACTTCGCGAACTGGACATCGAGATCGTGATGGGGCCGGTCGAGCGCACGGGCGCGGTCGGACCGATTACGTCGGTGTACTTCCGAGATCCCGACGGAAACCTCGTCGAGATCGGTCGCTACGACGACTGA
- a CDS encoding FAD-binding and (Fe-S)-binding domain-containing protein, giving the protein MATDNPPSATDDSPSTTDHSDQTSTSDETHLGPPDDPREGDPAADARAAYDYVGGDVDRPELVSALQERIDGEVRFDDYSRQLYATDASAYEMTPIGVVLPRTTADVANVVEYCADNGIPVLPRGGGTSLAGQAVNEAVVLDFTTHMGDVLAVDPDRQRASVEAGAVLADLNDELAPHELKFAPDPAAGNRSTIGGAIGNNSTGAHSLQYGKTDAYVEACEVVLADGSVERFGEVTVRELRETADPDGELLERIYEALRCVIDEEADAISEVFPQLKRNVSGYNLDRLVAEAYGTPEAFDENSEDTAVIDDAAPDPEATINLARVFAGSEGTLGVVTEACVSLEPVPETTSVALLTYHDLLEAMADVDTIVKNHDPAAIEAIDDVLIDLASRTEEFADLVDRLPAGTETALLVEFYADDDDHGREQVAELLADRLPDADVPDPTADAEDADAEGNVTGAGGGDVSDPVRAFDALEAHDPEGIAELWKLRKSAAPILLSRTSDAKHISFIEDTAVPTENLADYVADFQEVLAEYDTFASFYAHAGPGCMHMRPLVDTKTEAGLEEFESISDDVTDLVVRYGGSVSGEHGDGRARTQWNHKLYGDDVWELFRELKTVFDPDWLLNPGNVCGDHSMTEQLRFDPDYEFAAGFEPDLNWENENGFQGMAELCHGCGGCRGDQETTGGVMCPTFRAAEEESLSTRGRANMLRSAMNGELETDATDEEFLAEIMDLCIGCKGCARDCPSEVDMAKLKAEVEHANHQENGSSLRDKLFANVDRLNAVGSAFAPLSNWAASLPGSGTIAEKTVGIARERDLPKFASESFEDWFAKRGPKISEAEADRKVLLFPDTYTNYNHPRAGKATVQVLETAGVHVRIPEGVASTGRPAHSKGFLDLSRERARTNVDALGPELEDGWEVVLVEPSDAVMFQSDYLDLLSGPDVERVAANTYGVLEYLDQFDLAGGLPTGNGELGERLTYHGHCHQKATKKDGHAATVLETVGYEVDALDSGCCGMAGSFGYEAEHYSLSRKIGDVLFDQVEASDGETVVAPGASCRSQLSEYDGCEDPPHPIEKVAAALSA; this is encoded by the coding sequence ATGGCTACCGATAATCCGCCGTCCGCGACCGACGATTCGCCCTCGACGACCGACCATAGCGACCAGACGTCGACCTCGGACGAGACCCATCTGGGGCCGCCGGACGATCCGCGCGAGGGTGATCCAGCGGCGGACGCCCGAGCCGCCTACGACTACGTCGGCGGCGACGTCGATCGGCCCGAACTCGTCTCCGCCCTGCAGGAGCGAATCGACGGCGAGGTCCGGTTCGACGACTACTCCCGACAACTGTACGCGACCGACGCGAGCGCCTACGAGATGACCCCGATCGGGGTCGTACTCCCGCGCACGACGGCCGATGTCGCGAACGTCGTCGAATACTGTGCGGACAACGGGATCCCGGTGCTCCCGCGCGGCGGCGGCACCAGCCTCGCCGGGCAGGCGGTCAACGAAGCCGTCGTCCTCGATTTCACGACGCACATGGGGGACGTGCTCGCGGTCGATCCCGACCGCCAGCGGGCGAGCGTCGAGGCCGGCGCGGTGCTGGCCGACCTCAACGACGAACTCGCACCCCACGAGCTGAAGTTCGCGCCGGACCCGGCCGCCGGAAATCGCAGTACGATCGGCGGCGCTATCGGGAACAATTCGACGGGCGCACACTCGCTGCAGTACGGCAAGACCGACGCCTACGTCGAGGCCTGCGAGGTCGTCCTCGCCGACGGCTCCGTCGAGCGCTTCGGCGAGGTGACGGTCCGGGAGCTTCGCGAGACAGCGGACCCGGACGGAGAACTCCTCGAGCGAATCTACGAAGCCCTCCGGTGCGTCATCGACGAGGAGGCCGACGCGATCAGCGAGGTGTTCCCACAACTGAAGCGTAACGTCTCGGGCTACAACCTCGATCGGTTGGTCGCGGAAGCCTACGGGACGCCCGAGGCGTTCGACGAGAATTCCGAGGATACAGCGGTGATCGACGACGCCGCTCCCGACCCCGAGGCAACCATCAACCTCGCGCGGGTCTTCGCCGGCAGCGAGGGGACCCTCGGCGTCGTGACGGAAGCCTGTGTCTCCCTCGAGCCAGTGCCGGAAACCACGTCCGTCGCGCTCTTGACGTATCACGACCTGCTCGAGGCGATGGCCGACGTCGACACCATCGTGAAAAATCACGACCCGGCGGCGATCGAGGCGATCGACGACGTGCTGATCGACCTCGCCTCGAGAACGGAGGAGTTCGCCGACCTCGTCGACCGACTGCCCGCCGGGACCGAGACGGCGCTGCTCGTCGAGTTCTACGCCGACGACGACGATCACGGCCGCGAACAGGTCGCGGAGCTGCTGGCCGATCGGCTGCCGGACGCGGACGTGCCGGATCCAACGGCCGATGCGGAAGACGCGGACGCCGAGGGGAACGTGACTGGCGCAGGTGGCGGAGACGTGAGCGACCCCGTCCGCGCGTTCGACGCCCTCGAGGCTCACGATCCGGAAGGCATCGCCGAACTCTGGAAGCTTCGCAAGAGCGCGGCGCCGATCCTGCTCTCGCGAACCTCGGACGCCAAACACATCTCCTTCATCGAGGACACGGCCGTCCCGACGGAGAACCTCGCAGACTACGTCGCGGACTTTCAGGAGGTGTTAGCGGAGTACGACACGTTCGCCAGCTTCTACGCCCACGCCGGGCCGGGCTGTATGCACATGCGACCGCTGGTCGATACGAAGACAGAGGCGGGCCTCGAGGAGTTCGAATCGATCTCGGACGACGTGACGGACCTCGTCGTCCGGTACGGCGGTAGCGTCTCGGGCGAGCACGGCGACGGTCGCGCCAGAACGCAGTGGAATCACAAACTGTACGGCGACGACGTCTGGGAGCTGTTTCGGGAGCTAAAGACGGTCTTCGATCCAGACTGGCTGTTGAACCCTGGGAACGTCTGCGGCGACCACAGTATGACCGAACAGCTTCGGTTCGATCCCGACTACGAATTTGCGGCGGGATTCGAGCCGGACCTGAACTGGGAGAACGAGAACGGGTTCCAGGGCATGGCCGAACTCTGTCACGGCTGTGGCGGCTGTCGCGGCGATCAGGAGACGACCGGCGGCGTGATGTGTCCGACCTTCCGCGCGGCCGAAGAGGAGAGCCTGAGCACCCGCGGCCGGGCGAACATGCTCCGCAGCGCGATGAACGGGGAACTCGAGACCGACGCCACCGACGAGGAGTTCCTCGCCGAAATCATGGACCTCTGTATCGGCTGCAAGGGCTGTGCGCGGGACTGCCCGAGCGAGGTCGATATGGCCAAACTCAAGGCCGAAGTGGAGCACGCAAACCACCAGGAAAACGGCTCGAGCCTCCGCGACAAGCTCTTTGCGAACGTCGACCGGCTGAACGCCGTCGGCTCCGCGTTCGCGCCGCTCTCGAACTGGGCAGCCTCCCTGCCAGGTTCCGGAACTATCGCGGAGAAAACGGTCGGGATCGCACGGGAGCGTGACCTGCCGAAATTCGCGAGCGAGAGCTTCGAGGACTGGTTTGCAAAGCGCGGCCCGAAGATTTCGGAAGCCGAGGCCGACCGGAAGGTGCTGTTGTTCCCCGACACCTATACGAACTACAACCACCCGCGGGCCGGGAAGGCGACGGTACAGGTGCTCGAGACCGCGGGCGTCCACGTCCGGATTCCCGAGGGCGTCGCCTCGACGGGACGGCCGGCGCACTCGAAGGGCTTTCTCGACCTTTCGCGGGAGCGCGCCCGGACGAACGTCGACGCGCTCGGGCCCGAACTCGAGGACGGCTGGGAGGTCGTGCTCGTCGAACCCTCCGACGCCGTGATGTTCCAGTCGGACTACCTGGACCTGCTCTCCGGACCGGATGTGGAACGGGTCGCGGCGAACACCTACGGCGTACTCGAGTACCTCGATCAGTTCGATCTGGCCGGCGGACTGCCGACTGGGAACGGCGAACTCGGGGAACGGCTGACCTACCACGGCCACTGCCACCAGAAGGCGACGAAGAAAGACGGCCACGCGGCGACGGTGCTCGAGACCGTCGGCTACGAGGTCGACGCGCTGGACTCGGGTTGCTGTGGCATGGCCGGCTCCTTCGGCTACGAGGCCGAACACTACTCGCTGAGCCGGAAAATCGGCGACGTCCTCTTCGATCAGGTCGAAGCGAGCGACGGCGAGACGGTCGTGGCACCGGGTGCCTCTTGTCGGTCGCAGCTCTCGGAGTACGACGGCTGTGAGGATCCACCGCATCCGATCGAGAAGGTGGCCGCGGCGCTGTCGGCGTAA
- a CDS encoding NAD(P)-dependent oxidoreductase translates to MSTNPDVVVLREGTEGLSMESYAETLRERLPDHTVALARTPEEERELVPQARVVTGITIEEDLLEAADRLELFACTFAGTDHVPMDALAEHGVAVTNAGGIHAPGIAEQSIANMLVFARNLHEGWRRKQNGEWRHFQSHEFTDSTVTIVGLGSIGQEIVQRLEGFDVETIGIRYTPEKGGPTDEVLSFEEADIHEAFSRSEYVVLACPLNDLTRNLVDEDALATLPPNAVIVNAARGGIIDTDALVSALQFSGIRGAALDVTEPEPLPNDHELWDLENCLITPHTGGHTPKHWDRLADIVAHNVSALEAGDSEELENVVYRPESN, encoded by the coding sequence ATGAGCACGAATCCAGACGTCGTCGTTCTACGAGAGGGAACGGAAGGGCTGTCGATGGAATCGTACGCCGAGACGCTTCGCGAACGGCTCCCCGACCACACCGTCGCGCTCGCGCGAACGCCCGAAGAGGAGCGCGAACTCGTCCCGCAGGCTCGGGTCGTAACCGGTATTACGATCGAGGAAGACCTCCTCGAGGCCGCCGACCGACTCGAACTGTTCGCGTGTACGTTCGCCGGCACGGATCACGTCCCGATGGACGCACTGGCCGAGCACGGGGTCGCCGTGACGAACGCTGGCGGGATTCACGCCCCCGGAATCGCCGAGCAGTCGATCGCGAACATGCTCGTCTTCGCCCGAAACCTCCACGAGGGCTGGCGGCGCAAGCAAAACGGCGAGTGGCGTCACTTCCAGTCCCACGAGTTTACCGACAGCACGGTCACGATCGTCGGCCTCGGCTCGATTGGTCAGGAGATCGTTCAGCGACTCGAGGGCTTCGACGTTGAGACGATCGGCATCCGCTATACGCCCGAGAAGGGCGGCCCAACCGACGAGGTCCTGAGCTTCGAGGAGGCGGACATTCACGAGGCATTCTCGCGAAGCGAGTACGTCGTCCTCGCCTGTCCACTGAACGACCTGACGCGCAATCTCGTCGACGAGGACGCGCTGGCGACGCTCCCGCCGAATGCAGTTATCGTTAACGCGGCCCGGGGCGGCATCATCGACACCGACGCGCTCGTCTCGGCGCTGCAGTTCAGCGGGATTCGCGGCGCGGCGCTCGACGTTACCGAGCCCGAGCCGTTGCCGAACGATCACGAACTCTGGGATCTCGAGAACTGCCTCATCACACCTCACACGGGCGGTCACACGCCGAAACACTGGGATCGGCTGGCCGACATCGTCGCGCACAATGTGAGCGCGCTCGAGGCGGGGGACAGTGAGGAACTCGAGAACGTCGTCTACCGGCCGGAGTCGAACTGA
- a CDS encoding CDP-2,3-bis-(O-geranylgeranyl)-sn-glycerol synthase: protein MALLETIVIAFWAMLPAYVPNNAAVLAGGGRPIDGGRTWGDKRMLGDGKTWRGTAAGVVAGLALAGFLSLFAGDVQSATGFDVPAFEPLAALGLAAGAMLGDILASFLKRRTGRQRGAMFPGLDQLDFVVVSLPLTALLSSEWFFDVFTWEVIAVVVVLTPILHVTTNMIAYKLGLKNEPW from the coding sequence ATGGCACTACTCGAGACGATCGTGATCGCATTCTGGGCGATGTTACCCGCATACGTGCCCAACAACGCCGCGGTGCTGGCCGGCGGCGGACGGCCGATCGACGGCGGTCGAACGTGGGGCGATAAGCGTATGCTGGGCGACGGCAAGACCTGGCGCGGCACCGCCGCCGGGGTCGTCGCCGGGCTCGCGCTCGCGGGATTTCTGAGCCTCTTCGCCGGCGACGTGCAATCGGCGACCGGTTTCGATGTTCCCGCGTTCGAACCGCTCGCCGCGCTCGGTCTCGCGGCGGGAGCGATGCTCGGTGATATTCTTGCTTCGTTCTTGAAACGGCGGACGGGTCGTCAACGCGGTGCGATGTTCCCCGGACTCGACCAGTTGGACTTCGTCGTGGTCTCGCTGCCCTTGACCGCGCTGCTTTCGAGCGAGTGGTTCTTCGATGTGTTCACGTGGGAGGTCATCGCCGTCGTGGTGGTGCTGACGCCGATTCTGCACGTGACGACGAACATGATTGCCTACAAACTCGGGCTGAAGAACGAACCCTGGTGA
- a CDS encoding M24 family metallopeptidase, translated as MPRDVFDEAEYERRVDRAKERLHEADLDAIVVSDPANMNYLTGYDGWSFYVHQAVVVTAERDEPVWVGREMDAGGARATTHLSEESILSYSDDHVHSPYDLHPMDYIAGVLEDLEVADGRIGLEMDAAYFTAKSYTRLQQNLPDAEFEDATLLVGWVRIKKSEAELEYMRQAARISENAMQAGIDAIGDGVPEYEAAAAIYEQLIRGTDEYGGDYPSIVPLMPSGDHTDTPHLTWTDRPFEDGDPVIIELSGCRHRYHSPLARTTFVGDPPEELEETADIVVEGIEAALDAVEPGVTCESVEKAWRDTIAQYGLEKEDRIGYSMGLGYPPDWGEHTASIRPGDETVLEENMTFHMIPGIWTEAVGMEISETFHVTSSGAETLADFPRKLFTA; from the coding sequence ATGCCACGAGATGTCTTCGACGAGGCGGAGTACGAACGCCGGGTCGATCGAGCCAAAGAGCGATTGCACGAGGCGGACCTCGACGCGATCGTCGTCTCCGATCCGGCCAACATGAACTATCTGACGGGGTACGACGGTTGGTCGTTCTACGTCCACCAGGCCGTCGTAGTGACGGCCGAGCGGGACGAACCCGTCTGGGTCGGCCGCGAGATGGACGCAGGCGGCGCGCGAGCAACGACCCACCTCTCCGAGGAGAGCATCCTGTCCTACAGCGACGATCACGTCCACTCGCCGTACGATCTTCACCCGATGGACTACATCGCGGGCGTCCTCGAGGATCTCGAGGTCGCGGACGGCCGGATCGGTCTCGAGATGGACGCCGCTTACTTCACCGCGAAGTCCTACACTCGCCTCCAGCAGAACCTCCCTGACGCCGAGTTCGAGGACGCGACCTTACTGGTCGGCTGGGTTCGAATCAAGAAGTCCGAGGCGGAACTCGAGTACATGCGCCAGGCTGCCCGCATCTCGGAGAACGCGATGCAGGCCGGTATCGACGCGATCGGCGACGGCGTGCCGGAGTACGAGGCCGCAGCCGCGATCTACGAGCAACTGATCCGCGGAACCGACGAGTACGGCGGCGATTACCCCTCGATCGTCCCGCTGATGCCGTCGGGCGACCACACGGACACGCCCCACCTGACCTGGACCGACCGCCCATTCGAGGACGGCGACCCGGTCATCATCGAACTCTCGGGCTGTCGCCACCGCTATCACTCCCCGCTGGCGCGGACGACGTTCGTCGGCGACCCGCCCGAGGAACTCGAGGAGACCGCCGATATCGTCGTCGAAGGTATCGAAGCTGCACTCGATGCCGTCGAACCGGGCGTCACCTGCGAGTCCGTCGAGAAAGCCTGGCGGGATACCATCGCCCAGTACGGTCTCGAGAAGGAGGACCGCATCGGCTACTCGATGGGACTTGGCTACCCGCCAGATTGGGGCGAGCACACCGCGAGCATCCGACCCGGCGACGAGACCGTCCTCGAGGAGAACATGACCTTCCACATGATCCCTGGCATCTGGACCGAAGCAGTCGGCATGGAGATCAGCGAAACGTTCCACGTCACGAGCAGCGGTGCAGAGACGCTGGCCGACTTCCCTCGAAAGCTGTTTACGGCGTAA
- the gdhB gene encoding glutamate dehydrogenase GdhB: MSTTPTQEEAEPETEYDSALVTARRQLERAATHVDVDEGVIERLKHPTKVQQVSVPLERDDGEVEVFTGYRAQHDDVRGPYKGGLRYHPEVTAEECTGLSMWMTWKCAVMDLPFGGGKGGIAIDPKSLSADETERLTRRFAEELRDVVGPTKDVPAPDMGTDAQTMAWFMDAYSMQQGETIPGVVTGKPPVIGGSYGREEAPGRSTAIAAREAIQYEGNEVSETTVAVQGFGSVGANAARLLEDWGATVVAVSDVNGALYDPDGLATHEIPTHDEEAEAVLEQEAPQTISNEDVLELDVDVLIPAAVGNVITADNADAIEADIVVEGANGPTTFAADTILDERDVTVIPDILANAGGVTVSYFEWLQDINRRQWTLEEVNEELEEKMLSAWDDVREEVEAKDLTWRDAAYVVALSRIAEAKATRGLWP, from the coding sequence ATGTCTACGACACCGACTCAAGAAGAAGCCGAACCCGAAACGGAGTACGACTCAGCGCTCGTCACCGCTCGACGCCAACTCGAGCGTGCGGCGACCCACGTCGACGTCGACGAGGGCGTCATCGAGCGGCTGAAACACCCGACGAAGGTCCAGCAGGTATCGGTCCCGCTCGAGCGCGACGACGGCGAGGTCGAGGTTTTCACGGGTTACCGCGCCCAGCACGACGACGTGCGCGGGCCGTACAAGGGCGGCCTGCGCTACCATCCCGAGGTCACCGCCGAGGAGTGTACCGGACTCTCGATGTGGATGACCTGGAAGTGTGCCGTGATGGATCTCCCCTTCGGCGGCGGAAAAGGCGGCATTGCCATCGATCCTAAATCGCTCTCCGCGGACGAGACCGAACGGCTCACGCGCCGCTTTGCCGAGGAACTGCGCGACGTCGTCGGCCCAACGAAGGACGTTCCGGCGCCCGACATGGGCACCGACGCTCAAACGATGGCGTGGTTCATGGACGCCTACTCGATGCAACAGGGCGAGACCATCCCCGGCGTCGTCACCGGCAAGCCGCCCGTCATCGGCGGCTCCTACGGGCGCGAGGAAGCCCCGGGTCGCTCGACCGCGATCGCCGCCCGTGAAGCGATTCAGTACGAGGGCAACGAGGTCTCCGAGACGACCGTCGCCGTCCAGGGCTTCGGCAGCGTCGGTGCGAACGCCGCACGCCTGCTCGAGGACTGGGGCGCGACGGTCGTCGCCGTCTCGGACGTCAACGGCGCGCTCTACGATCCCGACGGACTCGCAACGCACGAGATTCCGACCCACGACGAGGAGGCCGAGGCCGTCCTCGAGCAAGAGGCTCCGCAAACGATTTCCAACGAGGATGTCCTTGAACTCGATGTCGACGTGCTGATCCCGGCCGCCGTCGGGAACGTTATCACCGCCGACAACGCGGACGCCATCGAGGCCGATATCGTCGTCGAAGGTGCGAACGGGCCCACCACGTTCGCCGCCGATACGATTCTCGATGAGCGCGACGTGACGGTTATCCCCGACATCCTCGCCAACGCCGGCGGCGTCACGGTGAGTTACTTCGAGTGGCTCCAGGACATCAACCGTCGTCAGTGGACGCTGGAGGAAGTCAACGAGGAACTCGAGGAGAAGATGCTCTCCGCCTGGGACGACGTCCGCGAGGAGGTCGAGGCGAAGGACCTTACCTGGCGCGATGCGGCTTACGTCGTCGCGCTATCGCGCATCGCCGAGGCGAAGGCGACGCGCGGGCTCTGGCCGTAG